The proteins below come from a single Paramormyrops kingsleyae isolate MSU_618 chromosome 25, PKINGS_0.4, whole genome shotgun sequence genomic window:
- the LOC111848187 gene encoding uncharacterized protein: MTTAPTTASAPSTMVTSTILSTTTTQQTATTAESATIPISRTTSPSSTTEELTTTPSPSSTPETLLSTAATSSTLPTGTSTTQATTSAPVSSFSSSTTVPLTSSITEPETESATTEVIMTTAPTTASAPSTMVTSTILSTTTTQQTATTAESATIPISRTTSPSSTTEELTTTLSPSSTPETLLSTAATSSTLPTGTSTTQATTSAPVSSFSSSATVPLTSSITEPETESTTPEVIMTTAPTTTSPPSTTITSTVLNTSTTQQTATTAESATTPIPRTTSPSSSTEELTTSPSSTLETLFSTAATSSILPTGTSTTQATTSAPVSSFSSTATVPVTSSITEPETESATTEVIMTTAPTTASAPSTMVTSTILSTTTTQQTATTAESATTPISRTTSPSSTTEELTTTPSPSSTPETLFSTAATSSTLPTGTSTTQATTSAPVSSFSSSATVPLTSSITEPETESATTEVIMTTAPTTASAPSTMITSTILSTSTTQQTATTAESATTPIPRTTSPSSTTEELTTTPSPSSTPETLLSTAATSSTLPTGTSTTQATTSAPVSSFSSSATVPLTSSITEPETESATTEVIMTTAPTTASAPSTMVTSTILSTTTTQQTATTAESATIPISRTTSPSSTTEELTTTPSPSSTPETLLSTAATSSTLPTGTSTTQATTSAPVSSFSSSATVPLTSSITEPETESATTEVIMTTAPTTASAPSTMVTSTILSTTTTQQTATTAESATIPISRTTSPSSTTEELTTTPSPSSTPETLLSTAATSSTLPTGTSTTQATTSAPVSSFSSSTTVPLTSSITEPETESATTEVIMTTAPTTASAPSTMVTSTILSTTTTQQTATTAESATIPISRTTSPSSTTEELTTTPSPSSTPETLLSTAATSSTLPTGTSTTQATTSAPVSSFSSSTTVPLTSSITEPETESATTEVIMTTAPTTASAPSTMVTSTILSTTTTQQTATTAESATIPISRTTSPSSTTEELTTTPSPSSTPETLLSTAATSSTLPTGTSTTQATTSAPVSSFSSSATV, translated from the coding sequence ATGACCACAGCTCCAACTACCGCTTCTGCCCCGTCTACAATGGTTACGAGTACAATCCTCAGTACTACTACAACTCAGCAAACAGCAACTACAGCTGAAAGTGCCACTATTCCCATTTCCAGAACTACGTCTCCATCTTCAACTACTGAGGAACTAACGACAACTCCAAGTCCAAGCAGCACTCCTGAAACACTATTGAGTACAGCAGCAACCAGTAGTACTCTACCCACAGGAACAAGCACTACTCAAGCAACAACTTCAGCTCCAGTTAGCAGTTTCAGCAGTTCTACAACTGTGCCACTAACGTCATCCATTACAGAACCGGAAACAGAAAGCGCCACTACCGAAGTAATAATGACCACAGCTCCAACTACCGCTTCTGCCCCGTCTACAATGGTTACGAGTACAATCCTCAGTACTACTACAACTCAGCAAACAGCAACTACAGCTGAAAGTGCCACTATTCCCATTTCCAGAACTACGTCTCCATCTTCAACTACTGAGGAACTAACGACAACTCTAAGTCCAAGCAGCACTCCTGAAACACTATTGAGTACAGCAGCAACCAGTAGTACTCTACCCACTGGTACAAGCACTACTCAAGCAACAACTTCAGCTCCAGTTAGCAGTTTCAGCAGTTCTGCAACTGTGCCACTAACGTCGTCCATTACAGAACCGGAAACAGAAAGCACCACTCCCGAAGTAATAATGACCACGGCTCCAACTACCACTTCTCCCCCGTCCACAACGATTACAAGTACAGTCCTCAATACTTCTACAACTCAGCAAACAGCAACTACAGCTGAAAGTGCCACTACTCCCATTCCCAGAACTACGTCTCCATCTTCATCTACTGAGGAACTAACGACAAGTCCAAGCAGCACTCTTGAAACACTATTCAGTACAGCAGCAACCAGTAGTATTCTACCCACAGGTACAAGCACTACTCAAGCAACAACTTCAGCTCCAGTTAGCAGTTTTAGCAGTACTGCAACTGTACCTGTAACGTCATCCATTACAGAACCGGAAACAGAAAGCGCCACTACCGAAGTAATAATGACCACAGCTCCAACTACCGCTTCTGCCCCGTCTACAATGGTTACAAGTACAATCCTCAGTACTACTACAACTCAGCAAACAGCAACTACAGCTGAAAGTGCCACTACTCCCATTTCCAGAACTACGTCTCCATCTTCAACTACTGAGGAACTAACGACAACTCCAAGTCCAAGCAGCACTCCTGAAACACTATTCAGTACAGCAGCAACCAGTAGTACTCTACCCACAGGTACAAGCACTACTCAAGCAACAACTTCAGCTCCAGTTAGCAGTTTCAGCAGTTCTGCAACTGTGCCACTAACGTCATCCATTACAGAACCGGAAACAGAAAGCGCCACTACCGAAGTAATAATGACCACAGCTCCAACTACTGCTTCTGCCCCGTCTACAATGATTACGAGTACAATCCTCAGTACTTCTACAACTCAGCAAACAGCAACTACAGCTGAAAGTGCCACTACTCCCATTCCCAGAACTACGTCTCCATCTTCAACTACTGAGGAACTAACGACAACTCCAAGTCCAAGCAGCACTCCTGAAACACTATTGAGTACAGCAGCAACCAGTAGTACTCTACCCACAGGTACAAGCACTACTCAAGCAACAACTTCAGCTCCAGTTAGCAGTTTCAGCAGTTCTGCAACTGTGCCACTAACGTCATCCATTACAGAACCGGAAACAGAAAGCGCCACTACCGAAGTAATAATGACCACAGCTCCAACTACTGCTTCTGCCCCGTCTACAATGGTTACGAGTACAATCCTCAGTACTACTACAACTCAGCAAACAGCAACTACAGCTGAAAGTGCCACTATTCCCATTTCCAGAACTACGTCTCCATCTTCAACTACTGAGGAACTAACGACAACTCCAAGTCCAAGCAGCACTCCTGAAACACTATTGAGTACAGCAGCAACCAGTAGTACTCTACCCACAGGTACAAGCACTACTCAAGCAACAACTTCAGCTCCAGTTAGCAGTTTCAGCAGTTCTGCAACTGTGCCACTAACGTCATCCATTACAGAACCGGAAACAGAAAGCGCCACTACCGAAGTAATAATGACCACAGCTCCAACTACCGCTTCTGCCCCGTCTACAATGGTTACGAGTACAATCCTCAGTACTACTACAACTCAGCAAACAGCAACTACAGCTGAAAGTGCCACTATTCCCATTTCCAGAACTACGTCTCCATCTTCAACTACTGAGGAACTAACGACAACTCCAAGTCCAAGCAGCACTCCTGAAACACTATTGAGTACAGCAGCAACCAGTAGTACTCTACCCACAGGTACAAGCACTACTCAAGCAACAACTTCAGCTCCAGTTAGCAGTTTCAGCAGTTCTACAACTGTGCCACTAACGTCATCCATTACAGAACCGGAAACAGAAAGCGCCACTACCGAAGTAATAATGACCACAGCTCCAACTACCGCTTCTGCCCCGTCTACAATGGTTACGAGTACAATCCTCAGTACTACTACAACTCAGCAAACAGCAACTACAGCTGAAAGTGCCACTATTCCCATTTCCAGAACTACGTCTCCATCTTCAACTACTGAGGAACTAACGACAACTCCAAGTCCAAGCAGCACTCCTGAAACACTATTGAGTACAGCAGCAACCAGTAGTACTCTACCCACAGGTACAAGCACTACTCAAGCAACAACTTCAGCTCCAGTTAGCAGTTTCAGCAGTTCTACAACTGTGCCACTAACGTCATCCATTACAGAACCGGAAACAGAAAGCGCCACTACCGAAGTAATAATGACCACAGCTCCAACTACCGCTTCTGCCCCGTCTACAATGGTTACGAGTACAATCCTCAGTACTACTACAACTCAGCAAACAGCAACTACAGCTGAAAGTGCCACTATTCCCATTTCCAGAACTACGTCTCCATCTTCAACTACTGAGGAACTAACGACAACTCCAAGTCCAAGCAGCACTCCTGAAACACTATTGAGTACAGCAGCAACCAGTAGTACTCTACCCACAGGTACAAGCACTACTCAAGCAACAACTTCAGCTCCAGTTAGCAGTTTCAGCAGTTCTGCAACTGTG
- the LOC111838500 gene encoding uncharacterized protein, translating into MVTSTILSTTTTQQTATTAESATIPISRTTSPSSTTEELTTTPSPSSTPETLLSTAATSSTLPTGTSTTQATTSGPVSSFSSSATVLVTSSITEPETESATTEVIMTTAPTSASPPSTMITSTILSTSTTQQTATTAESATTPIPRTTSPSSTTEELTTTPSPSSTPETLLSTAATSSTLPTGTSTTQATTSAPVSSFSSSATVPLTSSITEPETESATTEVIMTTAPTTASAPSTMVTSTILSTTTTQQTATTAESTTTPISRTTSPSSTTEELTTTPSPSSTPETLLSTAATSSTLPTGTSTTQATTLAPVSSFSSSATVPLTSSITEPETESATTEVIMTTAPTTASAPSTMVTSTILSTTTTQQTATTAESATIPISRTTSPSSTTEELTTTPSPSSTPETLLSTAATSSTLPTGTSTTQATTSAPVSSFSSSTTVPLTSSITEPETESATTEVIMTTAPTTASPPSTMITSKILSTSTIHQRATTAESATTPLSTTMSPSSSTEELTTTPSSSITPETLLSTAATSSTLPTGTSTTQATTSGPVSSFSSSATVLVTSSITEPETESATTEIIMTTAPTTASPPSTMITSTILSTSTTQQTATTAESATTPIPRTTSPSSTTEELTTTPSPSITPKTLLSTAATSSILPTGTSTTQATTSAAVSSFSSSASVPLTSSITEPETESATTEVIMTTAPTTTSAPSTTLSSTILRTSTIHQTASPTQNTTITLPTTSLSSTTMQAITSTASTTAHPTHTVPTFSTLLTAKGTSAEPPTGPITTVPPTATTTTQPRTLTQNPSTTLHPKTITNTIIATSSISTVTTRTTNVLPVSIRNSTVSSGTRTTATSPVTRSTATSPVSIRNSTTSPVPTSPTISTVTTRTTTSSPVTRTTTSSPVTIRNTTVSLLTRTTTTSPFTRTTATAPVTRRHTTSSPESRTTPSSLVTTRTTTASPVTRKSTATSPVTRTTTASPVTRRSTTTPVTRTTITSTVTTSPTISTVTTRTTTTSPVTRTTTTSPFTRTTATSPVTRRNSTTSPESRTTTSSPVTTITTTASPVTRKSTATSPVTRTTTASPVTRRSTTTPVTRTTITSPVTSRTTTITSTTTTIKRPTTSSTTTTTTRRPTTTTTTTTTPTLPNAPPHGVEGFLFLTFRIIRDFTPELNDQNSVAFKALAYNVSFELDRGFKRIYPLIYLRCFIVSFWFGSVGVSSQLVFTNQTVVPNITNVVNSLKEAVNSSEVFLNIIPSSIAAQMPTTTTTTTMPTTIPTTKSAASSIMAVKGPSKIAALIPITVVYFLLRELWSL; encoded by the exons ATGGTTACGAGTACAATCCTCAGTACTACTACAACTCAGCAAACAGCAACTACAGCTGAAAGTGCCACTATTCCCATTTCCAGAACTACGTCTCCATCTTCAACTACTGAGGAACTAACGACAACTCCAAGTCCAAGCAGCACTCCTGAAACACTATTGAGTACAGCAGCAACCAGTAGTACTCTACCCACAGGTACAAGCACTACTCAAGCAACAACTTCAGGTCCAGTTAGCAGTTTCAGCAGTTCTGCAACTGTGCTGGTAACGTCGTCCATTACAGAACCGGAAACAGAAAGCGCCACTACCGAAGTTATAATGACCACAGCTCCAACTAGCGCTTCTCCCCCGTCCACAATGATTACAAGTACAATCCTCAGTACTTCTACAACTCAGCAAACAGCAACTACAGCTGAAAGTGCCACTACTCCCATTCCCAGAACTACGTCTCCATCTTCAACTACTGAGGAACTAACGACAACTCCAAGTCCAAGCAGCACTCCTGAAACACTATTGAGTACAGCAGCAACCAGTAGTACTCTACCCACAGGTACAAGCACTACTCAAGCAACAACTTCAGCTCCAGTTAGCAGTTTCAGCAGTTCTGCAACTGTGCCACTAACGTCATCCATTACAGAACCGGAAACAGAAAGCGCCACTACCGAAGTAATAATGACCACAGCTCCAACTACTGCTTCTGCCCCGTCTACAATGGTTACGAGTACAATCCTCAGTACTACTACAACTCAGCAAACAGCAACTACAGCTGAAAGTACCACTACTCCCATTTCCAGAACTACGTCTCCATCTTCAACTACTGAGGAACTAACGACAACTCCAAGTCCAAGCAGCACTCCTGAAACACTATTGAGTACAGCAGCAACCAGTAGTACTCTACCCACAGGTACAAGCACTACTCAAGCAACAACTTTAGCTCCAGTTAGCAGTTTCAGCAGTTCTGCAACTGTGCCACTAACGTCATCCATTACAGAACCGGAAACAGAAAGCGCCACTACCGAAGTAATAATGACCACAGCTCCAACTACCGCTTCTGCCCCGTCTACAATGGTTACGAGTACAATCCTCAGTACTACTACAACTCAGCAAACAGCAACTACAGCTGAAAGTGCCACTATTCCCATTTCCAGAACTACGTCTCCATCTTCAACTACTGAGGAACTAACGACAACTCCAAGTCCAAGCAGCACTCCTGAAACACTATTGAGTACAGCAGCAACCAGTAGTACTCTACCCACAGGTACAAGCACTACTCAAGCAACAACTTCAGCTCCAGTTAGCAGTTTCAGCAGTTCTACAACTGTGCCACTAACGTCATCCATTACAGAACCGGAAACAGAAAGCGCCACTACCGAAGTAATAATGACCACAGCTCCAACTACCGCTTCTCCCCCGTCTACAATGATTACAAGTAAAATCCTCAGTACTTCCACAATTCACCAAAGAGCAACTACAGCTGAAAGTGCCACTACTCCCCTATCAACAACTATGTCTCCATCTTCATCTACTGAGGAACTGACGACAACTCCAAGTTCAAGCATCACTCCTGAAACACTATTGAGTACAGCAGCAACCAGTAGTACTCTACCCACAGGTACAAGCACTACTCAAGCAACAACTTCAGGTCCAGTTAGCAGTTTCAGCAGTTCTGCAACTGTGCTGGTAACGTCGTCCATTACAGAACCGGAAACAGAAAGCGCCACTACCGAAATAATAATGACCACAGCTCCTACTACCGCTTCTCCCCCATCCACAATGATTACAAGTACAATCCTCAGTACTTCTACAACTCAGCAAACAGCAACTACAGCTGAAAGTGCCACTACTCCCATTCCCAGAACTACGTCTCCATCTTCAACTACTGAGGAACTAACGACAACTCCTAGTCCAAGCATCACTCCTAAAACACTATTGAGTACAGCAGCAACCAGTAGTATTCTACCCACAGGTACAAGCACTACTCAAGCAACAACTTCAGCTGCAGTTAGCAGTTTCAGCAGTTCTGCAAGTGTGCCGCTAACGTCGTCCATTACTGAACCGGAAACAGAAAGCGCCACTACCGAAGTAATAATGACCACAGCTCCAACGACCACTTCTGCCCCATCCACAACATTGTCAAGTACAATCCTTAGAACTTCTACAATTCATCAAACAGCATCTCCAACTCAAAATACCACTATTACCCTACCCACAACATCTTTATCTTCCACTACTATGCAAGCAATAACAAGCACAGCTTCTACTACTGCCCACCCAACACATACAGTTCCAACATTCAGTACCCTCCTAACAGCAAAAGGCACATCTGCTGAACCACCAACTGGACCAATCACTACTGTTCCACCCACCGCTACAACCACCACTCAACCAAGAACTTTGACTCAAAATCCCTCTACTACCTTACACCCAAAAACCATTACCAACACGATCATAGCAACCTCTTCTATTTCTACAGTTACTACAAGAACTACTAATGTTTTACCAGTTTCTATAAGAAATTCTACTGTTTCTTCAGGTACTAGAACTACTGCTACGTCTCCAGTTACTAGAAGTACTGCTACTTCTCCAGTTAGTATAAGAAATAGTACTACTTCTCCAGTTCCTACCTCTCCAACTATTTCTACAGTTACTACAAGAACTACTACTAGTAGTCCAGTTACTAGAACTACTACTAGTTCTCCAGTTACTATAAGAAATACTACTGTTTCTCTACTTACTAGAACTACTACAACATCTCCATTTACTAGAACTACTGCTACCGCTCCAGTTACTAGAAGACATACTACTTCTTCTCCAGAGTCTAGAACTACTCCTAGTTCTCTAGTTACTACAAGAACTACTACTGCTTCTCCAGTTACTAGAAAATCTACTGCTACTTCTCCAGTTACTAGAACTACAACTGCTTCTCCAGTTACAAGAAGATCTACTACTACTCCAGTTACTAGAACTACTATTACTTCTACAGTTACTACCTCTCCAACTATTTCTACAGTTACTACAAGAACTACTACTACTAGTCCAGTTACTAGAACTACTACAACATCTCCATTTACTAGAACTACTGCTACCTCTCCAGTTACTAGAAGAAATTCTACTACTTCTCCAGAGTCTAGAACTACTACTAGTTCTCCAGTTACTACAATAACTACTACTGCTTCTCCAGTTACTAGAAAATCTACTGCTACTTCTCCAGTTACTAGAACTACAACTGCTTCTCCAGTTACTAGAAGATCTACTACTACTCCAGTTACTAGAACTACTATTACTTCTCCAGTTACTAGCAGAACTACTACTATCACTAGTACTACTACCACTATTAAAAGACCTACAACATCTTCTACTACTACTACCACTACTAGAAGACCAACGACTACTACAACTACAACAACTACCCCCACATTACCTAATGCTCCTCCACATGGAGTGGAAGGGTTCCTGTTCCTGACCTTCAGAATAATTCGTGATTTTACCCCAGAATTGAATGACCAGAATTCTGTGGCGTTTAAGGCACTGGCATACAATGTTTCCTTTGAG CTGGATCGTGGGTTCAAGAGAATATACCCCTTGATCTACCTAAGGTGCTTTATCGTCAGTTTCTG GTTTGGTTCAGTAGGAGTATCATCCCAGCTGGTCTTCACAAATCAGACAGTTGTTCCTAATATAACTAATGTGGTGAACTCACTAAAGGAAGCCGTCAACAGCTCAGAAGTCTTCCTGAACATCATACCCAGCAGCATCGCAGCAC AAATGCCAACCACCACAACTACCACCACCATGCCCACCACCATACCCACCACGAAGTCAGCAGCCAGCAGCATCATGGCAGTGAAGGGACCAAGTAAAATAGCTGCTCTCATCCCTATAACAGTGGTTTACTTCCTTTTAAGAGAACTCTGGTCTTTATaa